A section of the Thermotoga caldifontis AZM44c09 genome encodes:
- the rimP gene encoding ribosome maturation factor RimP, which produces MDVLDSIRPEVERILQNMGLELFDISFKKERGRWVLRIVIDDPNGYVSVSQCESVSVKVSDYLDREDPIPHSYVLEVSSPGLDRPLRGLNDYRRFVGRLAKFWLVDGQVHVGRIESAEEGRIVLDVSGEKVTFRPEDVKRSRLEVEF; this is translated from the coding sequence ATGGACGTGCTGGACAGTATCAGACCCGAGGTCGAGAGGATCCTGCAGAACATGGGCCTTGAGCTTTTCGATATCTCTTTCAAAAAGGAGCGCGGCCGCTGGGTGCTCAGGATCGTCATCGACGATCCGAACGGATACGTGAGCGTATCGCAGTGCGAGAGCGTCTCCGTGAAGGTGTCCGATTATCTGGACCGTGAGGATCCCATCCCGCACAGTTACGTGCTCGAGGTTTCGTCGCCAGGACTGGATAGACCCCTTCGGGGTCTGAACGATTACAGAAGGTTCGTCGGAAGACTCGCGAAGTTCTGGCTGGTGGACGGTCAGGTGCACGTGGGCAGGATCGAGAGCGCGGAGGAAGGTCGGATCGTTCTGGACGTGTCTGGGGAGAAGGTCACGTTCAGGCCCGAGGATGTGAAACGCAGTCGGCTCGAAGTCGAGTTTTAG
- a CDS encoding HD domain-containing phosphohydrolase: MKNRQASKKSDELPKLADFLEKRVVRLATVIVSILSLVIFFTFFRLTERSFLDQELSRVLQLEKEWSSRIDSFGKLLCVLSVQKDLFQDEEKLLKTLEEIYKRYSPLVAYPAFGRADGKMLSYPHYDYGPEYDTRKRPWYQAALQNPHTYVVVKPFMHAVLNEPAIAVVKAVLDENGEVLGVLGLDLVSSRLAEAFLTDGSYIVDETGQTIAKKGRIKAIFDPGSVKQDLTTHLSGLTHYVAKASIAGTYVVVEHSIANHLIFSLIPSLSVLGTLFVVNFFVSRRIRRTLKDKVVSPIEKITKAAQDYLSKRHFDLEHVEDDVYEIKMMINELSDMVTIIESQMQELEASYSELEASQSQIEEAYEILKRKENEIEQAYRAIVEKLDMIVEKFDEPTGKHVVRVSRLSRFLAEKLNLPNELVRQIELYSPLHDIGKIFVPKEILTKPGKLTKEEFEIVKTHTVQGASLFENDERFTVARNIILYHHERYDGSGYPFGLKNGEIPIEAQIVGLVDVYDALRSERPYKKPVSHEEALKVILYGDEKTNRAQFSPELLKVFLEHADEINKIWEECSSPAAMLE, encoded by the coding sequence GTGAAGAACAGGCAAGCTTCGAAAAAATCTGATGAACTTCCAAAACTCGCAGACTTTCTGGAAAAACGCGTCGTTCGTCTCGCGACGGTGATCGTGAGCATCCTTTCGCTCGTCATCTTCTTCACGTTCTTCAGATTGACTGAACGATCTTTTCTCGACCAGGAACTCTCACGCGTGCTGCAGTTAGAAAAAGAGTGGTCCAGCAGGATAGATTCCTTCGGGAAACTTCTGTGTGTTCTCTCTGTGCAGAAAGATCTTTTCCAGGATGAAGAAAAGCTTTTGAAAACGCTCGAAGAAATATACAAACGCTACTCACCATTGGTTGCCTATCCAGCCTTCGGAAGGGCAGACGGGAAAATGCTTTCCTACCCGCATTACGATTACGGCCCTGAGTACGATACGAGGAAACGGCCCTGGTATCAGGCCGCACTTCAAAATCCTCACACTTACGTCGTGGTCAAGCCGTTCATGCATGCCGTACTGAACGAGCCAGCGATCGCCGTGGTGAAGGCTGTGCTCGACGAAAACGGTGAGGTGCTCGGCGTGCTCGGACTCGATCTGGTTTCGAGCCGTCTGGCAGAGGCCTTCCTCACAGACGGTTCTTACATCGTGGACGAAACGGGACAGACCATCGCAAAGAAAGGCCGCATCAAAGCCATCTTCGATCCAGGATCGGTTAAACAGGACCTCACGACCCACCTGAGCGGCTTAACTCACTACGTCGCCAAAGCCTCCATCGCTGGAACGTACGTGGTCGTTGAACACAGCATCGCGAACCATCTGATCTTCTCCCTGATCCCATCTTTGAGCGTGTTGGGCACTCTGTTCGTTGTGAACTTCTTTGTCAGTCGCAGGATCAGGAGAACGTTGAAGGACAAGGTGGTTTCTCCCATCGAGAAGATCACGAAGGCGGCGCAGGATTATCTTTCAAAAAGGCACTTCGATCTCGAGCATGTAGAAGATGATGTTTACGAAATCAAAATGATGATCAACGAACTTTCAGACATGGTCACGATCATCGAATCACAGATGCAGGAGCTCGAAGCAAGTTACAGCGAGCTCGAAGCCTCACAGTCCCAGATCGAAGAAGCCTACGAGATCCTGAAAAGAAAAGAGAACGAGATCGAACAGGCGTACAGAGCGATCGTGGAAAAGCTGGACATGATCGTTGAAAAGTTCGATGAACCTACGGGAAAGCACGTTGTGAGGGTGAGCAGGCTCTCTCGATTCTTGGCCGAGAAACTCAACCTTCCCAACGAACTGGTCCGTCAGATCGAACTCTACTCACCGCTGCATGACATAGGAAAGATCTTCGTTCCAAAAGAGATCCTGACCAAGCCGGGTAAACTCACGAAAGAAGAGTTCGAAATCGTCAAAACCCACACGGTGCAGGGTGCGAGCCTTTTCGAAAACGACGAAAGGTTCACCGTGGCCAGGAACATAATCCTGTACCACCACGAAAGGTACGACGGTTCCGGCTATCCTTTCGGTCTCAAAAACGGTGAGATCCCCATAGAGGCACAGATCGTGGGTCTGGTGGACGTCTACGACGCCTTACGTTCAGAAAGGCCTTACAAAAAACCTGTGAGCCACGAGGAGGCTTTGAAGGTTATACTGTACGGTGACGAAAAGACCAACCGAGCACAGTTCTCCCCGGAGCTTTTGAAAGTTTTTCTGGAACATGCGGATGAAATAAACAAAATCTGGGAAGAATGTTCTTCTCCTGCTGCTATGTTAGAATAA
- a CDS encoding methyl-accepting chemotaxis protein, whose amino-acid sequence MKTLRGRMLLLILLPVAVLSALIAFLTYQQVRTSTTKIMEESAFKLVHSVSHIIDEWINGIVSEVKTFAERNVVINALKTGEWKDLIEKDLKPKVAERPYIEMFFIAYPNGDAPTTLGNVINVADRDYFKKIMQQGADLAISDGLVSKATGKNIFAVAAPVKDENKKTIGLFAATILLDSLNERLKNAQLTRSTTVWACDSSGLIIGDTSGQFWMKLNIKEASKMDMPDLEKAASKILSGESGSFKMKMPDGSIDYNYYVPITAVKGWALGVMIPEKELLEGVNQLLRTVLILFIVLIAVAAVVIFFVSNSISKPIKVLAGRALEFGKGDLTVRFEAKGRDEVAQMAQALNQMADTLRESMKIINESSTQVHDSAQNLASTAQELSASSQELASQMEEVNRSAQNASASIEEVTSGIEEVAASAQNVSKAAQMLSERSSQVNAAAKEGEKAIKNIVEMIKQAKDKVEQTALVVSELNEQAKNIGQILQTINSIAEQTNLLALNAAIEAARAGEAGRGFAVVADEIRKLAEESKRATDRIGQILSQISQGAMKADGATKEVVGVVEGISKDAEGVEGQFRKIAEQIDGMVSQIESLAASAEEQSAAAEEMSSAMDTATKSISTIAHQIEEMAKAVKEQANASQGVSGLSEEMSSIAESLVEQVRKFKI is encoded by the coding sequence GTGAAAACCCTGCGAGGTAGAATGTTGCTTTTGATCTTGCTTCCCGTGGCCGTGCTCTCTGCGCTCATCGCCTTTTTGACCTACCAGCAGGTTAGAACAAGCACCACGAAGATTATGGAAGAATCAGCATTCAAGCTGGTACATTCTGTGTCACACATAATAGACGAATGGATCAACGGGATCGTGAGCGAAGTCAAAACCTTCGCTGAGAGAAACGTCGTGATCAACGCGCTCAAAACGGGTGAATGGAAAGATCTCATCGAAAAAGATCTGAAGCCAAAAGTTGCTGAAAGACCTTACATCGAGATGTTCTTCATAGCCTATCCGAACGGGGATGCTCCAACTACGCTTGGAAACGTGATCAACGTTGCAGACAGAGACTATTTCAAAAAGATCATGCAGCAAGGTGCCGATCTTGCCATAAGTGACGGGCTGGTGTCCAAAGCAACTGGCAAGAACATCTTTGCCGTCGCTGCACCAGTAAAAGATGAAAACAAAAAGACGATCGGTTTGTTCGCAGCAACGATCCTGCTGGACAGTCTGAACGAGAGACTCAAAAACGCACAGCTGACCAGATCTACCACGGTTTGGGCTTGCGATTCTTCTGGTTTGATCATCGGAGACACGAGCGGGCAGTTCTGGATGAAGCTGAACATAAAGGAAGCTTCAAAGATGGACATGCCAGATCTTGAAAAGGCAGCTTCCAAGATCCTTTCCGGTGAGAGTGGTTCTTTCAAAATGAAAATGCCAGACGGTTCGATAGATTACAATTACTACGTACCAATAACCGCAGTGAAGGGCTGGGCTTTGGGTGTGATGATACCTGAAAAAGAACTGCTTGAGGGAGTCAACCAGCTGTTGAGAACCGTTCTGATACTGTTCATCGTTCTCATCGCCGTAGCTGCAGTGGTGATCTTCTTCGTATCGAACAGCATCTCCAAGCCCATCAAAGTTCTCGCAGGAAGGGCACTGGAATTTGGCAAAGGAGACCTCACGGTCAGGTTCGAAGCGAAAGGCAGAGACGAAGTTGCACAGATGGCCCAGGCACTCAACCAGATGGCAGACACCTTGAGAGAGTCCATGAAGATCATAAACGAATCTTCCACGCAGGTCCACGATTCTGCACAGAATCTTGCAAGCACTGCACAGGAACTGAGTGCTTCATCACAAGAACTTGCATCGCAGATGGAAGAAGTCAACAGATCTGCCCAGAACGCGTCCGCTTCGATAGAAGAAGTCACAAGCGGCATAGAAGAAGTTGCAGCCAGTGCACAGAACGTATCCAAAGCTGCCCAGATGCTTTCTGAAAGATCCAGCCAGGTGAACGCTGCTGCGAAGGAAGGAGAGAAGGCCATAAAGAACATAGTGGAGATGATAAAACAAGCGAAAGACAAAGTGGAACAGACGGCTTTAGTAGTGAGCGAGCTGAATGAACAAGCGAAGAACATAGGTCAGATACTTCAGACGATCAACTCGATAGCAGAGCAGACGAACCTTTTGGCGTTGAACGCGGCGATAGAGGCAGCGAGGGCGGGAGAAGCAGGCAGAGGTTTTGCGGTGGTTGCGGACGAGATAAGGAAGCTTGCAGAAGAGAGCAAGAGAGCGACGGACCGGATAGGGCAGATACTGAGTCAGATAAGTCAGGGTGCGATGAAGGCGGATGGGGCGACGAAGGAAGTTGTGGGAGTGGTTGAAGGGATAAGCAAAGATGCAGAAGGGGTGGAGGGTCAGTTCAGGAAGATAGCGGAGCAGATAGACGGTATGGTGAGTCAGATAGAGAGTCTGGCTGCGAGTGCAGAGGAGCAGAGTGCGGCGGCTGAAGAGATGAGCAGTGCGATGGACACGGCGACGAAGTCGATCAGCACGATAGCACACCAGATAGAAGAGATGGCGAAGGCGGTGAAAGAGCAGGCGAACGCGAGCCAGGGTGTGAGCGGTTTGTCTGAAGAGATGTCTTCGATCGCGGAGAGTTTGGTAGAGCAGGTGAGAAAGTTCAAAATCTGA
- a CDS encoding MATE family efflux transporter has product MERQTKGVELLRSDPKRAIMKLSLPMMTAMLVQALYNLVDTIWVSGVGPEALAGIGLFFPIFMVILAFAGGIAVGANSLISRKVGERNKPEADRAASSAIVLVLILGLIASVAGNLVMKPLLSLTGASGQTLKLAMDYANILLTSITLLMFNNVVNGILRGEGDTKRAMYAISFGAVLNMFLDPLFIYTFKLGVKGAAYATVISIAASSMLMIHWLFIKKDTYVSMSFRHLKGIRNTIFEILRVGVPSSFAQIIMSTSIFILNVFIVKAGGDLGVAIFTSAWRIINFGTIPMMGIAAAVTSVTGAAFGERNAVKLKSAYLFAVKFGLLVGLCVNLLVLLFAPKLALLFTYSESSRVIFDDLVKALRVLSFFIPTVPFGMFTSAMFQGIGHAFKGLAVSILRTVVLHVLFSYLFVFVFNLGLIGVWLGILMGNVVAEAITFLWGLATSNRLKSQFEAKLQEQFNQSRSI; this is encoded by the coding sequence ATGGAGCGGCAGACGAAAGGCGTTGAACTCCTCAGGTCCGATCCGAAACGAGCGATAATGAAACTCTCGTTACCCATGATGACCGCCATGCTGGTGCAGGCGCTCTACAACCTCGTCGATACGATCTGGGTCTCGGGTGTGGGACCTGAGGCCCTCGCCGGTATCGGGCTGTTCTTTCCCATCTTCATGGTCATACTCGCCTTCGCAGGAGGCATCGCGGTCGGTGCGAACTCGCTCATCTCCCGGAAAGTCGGTGAAAGGAACAAGCCAGAAGCCGACAGGGCCGCGAGTTCCGCGATAGTACTGGTGTTGATCTTGGGCTTGATTGCGAGCGTGGCTGGAAATTTAGTCATGAAACCGTTGCTGAGCCTGACGGGTGCCTCTGGCCAGACGTTGAAACTCGCTATGGATTACGCTAACATCCTTCTGACCTCCATCACGTTGTTGATGTTCAACAACGTGGTGAACGGCATTCTCAGGGGCGAGGGCGACACGAAGAGGGCAATGTACGCGATCAGTTTCGGTGCGGTTCTGAACATGTTTCTCGATCCACTGTTCATATACACCTTCAAGCTCGGTGTGAAGGGCGCGGCCTACGCGACCGTCATCTCCATAGCCGCGTCCTCCATGCTGATGATCCACTGGCTCTTCATAAAGAAAGACACGTACGTATCGATGAGCTTCAGACACCTGAAAGGCATCAGAAACACGATCTTCGAGATCCTTCGCGTTGGTGTTCCTTCGTCCTTCGCACAGATCATCATGTCCACCTCGATCTTCATACTGAACGTGTTCATCGTGAAAGCTGGAGGAGACCTTGGGGTTGCGATCTTCACGAGCGCCTGGAGGATCATCAACTTCGGGACCATACCCATGATGGGCATCGCGGCCGCCGTAACATCGGTCACGGGAGCCGCGTTCGGTGAGAGGAACGCCGTGAAGTTGAAATCAGCTTATCTTTTCGCTGTCAAGTTCGGCCTGCTCGTCGGTCTGTGCGTCAACCTGCTGGTGCTGCTGTTCGCTCCGAAACTCGCGCTCCTCTTCACTTACTCGGAAAGCTCGCGCGTCATATTCGACGATCTCGTCAAAGCTTTGAGAGTTCTGAGCTTCTTCATTCCCACCGTGCCCTTCGGTATGTTCACCTCCGCGATGTTTCAGGGGATCGGCCATGCCTTCAAGGGCTTGGCGGTCTCCATCTTGAGAACGGTGGTGCTCCACGTGCTCTTCTCGTACCTCTTCGTGTTCGTGTTCAACCTCGGCCTGATCGGGGTGTGGCTGGGAATACTGATGGGCAACGTCGTGGCGGAAGCGATCACCTTCCTGTGGGGTTTGGCAACTTCGAACAGGCTGAAATCGCAGTTCGAAGCGAAGCTGCAAGAGCAGTTCAACCAGAGCAGGTCTATCTGA
- a CDS encoding serine hydrolase produces MEFSKLEDFILEKMRQTKMPALSIALIQDGQIVYKRGFGFRVLETYAPADENTVYGVGSITKSFTALAIVKLAEEGKIDLEKPVEEYLPIKLRPFGEPVRVKHLLYHASGIPSLGYAEAFIDGAFGLGDGWLPVKDPQDVLLFAKDAESWAFTKPNERFFYSNSGYVMLGKIVSTVTGMSYEEYVKRYILEPLGMTRSYFSRDEVEKDPNVAAGYVLDPQGHHVRKPFPYGISSDGGLLSNVMDLSRYLIFYMNGGEFEGKRIVSKRSIETMVTGHIPAPWESFGDETYGYGWIVHPNFLGERLIEHSGSVLIYTGFVGYVPERKIAVAVLSNCAGYPLSNIGMYALALMLDKDPEESLEFVRSDRVLQSLVGRYEGYRKSVAFDVKRSGEFLIMEMVSRNLKLSSILVPEKVEKDYVKCFTLQNFRKMDVEFFIEPNRIVLLYERYKLIKS; encoded by the coding sequence GTGGAGTTTTCGAAGCTCGAAGATTTCATACTCGAAAAGATGAGACAGACCAAAATGCCCGCTCTGAGCATCGCCCTGATCCAGGACGGTCAAATCGTCTACAAAAGAGGGTTCGGCTTCAGAGTTTTAGAAACGTACGCGCCAGCGGACGAGAACACCGTGTACGGTGTGGGATCCATCACGAAGAGTTTCACTGCGCTCGCGATCGTCAAACTCGCGGAAGAAGGCAAGATCGATCTCGAAAAACCGGTCGAGGAGTATTTACCGATCAAACTCAGGCCCTTCGGTGAACCGGTGCGGGTGAAGCATCTTCTCTACCACGCTTCTGGAATCCCCTCGCTCGGTTATGCGGAAGCCTTCATCGACGGTGCGTTCGGTCTCGGTGACGGTTGGCTCCCCGTGAAGGATCCACAGGACGTCCTTCTCTTCGCGAAGGATGCAGAATCGTGGGCTTTCACGAAACCCAACGAGAGATTCTTTTACTCGAACAGTGGCTACGTGATGCTCGGAAAGATCGTCTCAACAGTCACAGGGATGTCGTACGAAGAGTACGTGAAAAGATACATCCTCGAACCGCTCGGAATGACGCGCTCTTATTTCTCCAGAGACGAGGTGGAGAAAGATCCGAACGTTGCGGCCGGTTACGTTCTCGATCCACAAGGACACCACGTGAGGAAGCCGTTTCCCTACGGCATCAGTTCGGATGGGGGACTGCTCAGCAACGTGATGGACCTCTCCAGATACCTGATCTTCTACATGAACGGAGGAGAGTTCGAAGGGAAACGCATAGTTTCAAAACGGTCCATCGAAACCATGGTCACAGGCCACATCCCCGCACCCTGGGAAAGTTTCGGAGACGAAACCTACGGCTACGGCTGGATCGTTCATCCGAACTTTCTCGGTGAGAGGTTGATCGAGCACAGTGGTTCGGTGTTGATCTACACGGGTTTCGTCGGCTACGTTCCTGAAAGAAAGATCGCTGTTGCGGTGCTGTCGAACTGTGCGGGCTATCCCCTTTCGAACATCGGCATGTACGCGCTCGCCCTCATGCTCGACAAAGACCCGGAAGAATCGCTCGAGTTTGTCAGATCTGACAGGGTCCTGCAGAGCCTGGTCGGTCGGTACGAGGGCTACAGGAAATCCGTGGCGTTCGACGTGAAGAGAAGTGGAGAATTTCTGATCATGGAAATGGTGAGCAGGAACCTGAAACTGAGTTCTATCCTCGTGCCCGAGAAGGTGGAAAAAGACTACGTCAAATGCTTCACGCTGCAGAATTTCAGAAAGATGGATGTGGAGTTCTTCATAGAACCGAACAGGATCGTTCTGCTCTACGAAAGGTACAAACTGATCAAGAGCTGA